From the genome of Desulfobaculum xiamenense, one region includes:
- a CDS encoding radical SAM protein, protein MSATTNYPPESGVYYGLARPSAQEWGGRLPIALVFPGPARLGLSTLGWQVVWKLLNEHPALIVERFFWEGGDEEPRAYDSNRPLSSFPVIAFSLNFEEEYRDMVEVLDRAGIAVRSSERGGWPLVLAGGPLAFLNPAPVAPAVDLFWAGEAEVGFANLAAEAAQYAFEGRDLREYLEAVAQRDGIYVPGLSKLPVRRVLAGTERDLPNPGHSCFVTQESEFRDMFLLEVNRGCPYGCRFCAAGFIYRPPRHARVEVLRDIVERVNPGKVGLVGTALTDWPDLFPFLQWLNERGTKFSLASLRYDGLTEEFLTFLRRTGTRSVTLALEGASHRIRKAINKRLDETKFLEAVERISRLQFNHLKLYIIAGWPDETEDDYRELGQFLHEINAAIEAGRGGKKAGVGHVTLGVSSLVPKPWTPFQWAPMASEAHLDQAMKWLKKAVKPVKGVQVRVDKPGPSRLQGLLARGDEKVFDLIELAALEGKGWKHALREWDGDPADYLDRERGADEKFPWECIDTGVDRDFLRKEWERYKNVQASPLCGRVDCTRCNACGMGTWLYGEGEEGR, encoded by the coding sequence ATGAGCGCTACGACGAACTATCCGCCGGAATCCGGCGTCTACTATGGCCTTGCGCGTCCGAGTGCGCAGGAGTGGGGCGGCAGGTTGCCGATTGCCCTCGTCTTTCCCGGTCCGGCCCGTCTGGGGCTGTCCACGCTGGGCTGGCAGGTGGTCTGGAAACTGCTGAACGAACATCCGGCCCTCATCGTGGAGCGGTTCTTCTGGGAAGGTGGCGACGAGGAACCTCGCGCGTACGACTCCAACCGCCCGCTGTCGTCCTTCCCCGTCATCGCCTTCAGTCTGAATTTCGAAGAGGAATACCGAGACATGGTCGAGGTGCTCGACCGGGCAGGCATCGCCGTGCGCTCAAGCGAACGCGGGGGCTGGCCGCTGGTGCTGGCGGGCGGCCCGCTGGCCTTCCTTAATCCCGCCCCGGTCGCCCCGGCGGTGGACCTGTTCTGGGCGGGAGAAGCCGAAGTCGGTTTCGCGAACCTCGCGGCCGAGGCGGCGCAGTACGCCTTTGAGGGACGGGACCTACGGGAGTATCTGGAGGCCGTGGCCCAGCGCGACGGCATATACGTCCCCGGCCTCTCGAAACTCCCGGTACGCCGGGTGCTGGCCGGAACGGAACGCGATCTGCCGAATCCGGGGCATTCGTGCTTCGTGACGCAGGAATCGGAATTCCGCGACATGTTCCTTCTGGAGGTCAACCGCGGATGCCCGTACGGCTGCCGATTCTGCGCGGCGGGCTTCATCTATCGTCCGCCAAGACATGCGCGCGTCGAGGTGCTCAGGGACATCGTGGAGCGGGTGAATCCCGGCAAGGTCGGTCTGGTGGGCACGGCGCTCACGGACTGGCCGGACCTGTTCCCCTTCCTGCAATGGCTGAACGAACGCGGGACCAAGTTCTCGCTGGCCTCGCTGCGCTATGACGGCCTGACCGAAGAATTCCTGACCTTTTTGCGCCGCACGGGAACGCGTAGCGTGACCCTCGCGCTGGAGGGCGCAAGCCACCGCATTCGCAAGGCCATCAACAAGCGGCTGGACGAAACGAAATTTCTCGAAGCCGTGGAACGCATCAGCCGCCTGCAGTTCAACCACCTGAAGCTGTACATTATCGCGGGCTGGCCCGACGAGACCGAGGACGACTACAGGGAGCTCGGGCAATTCCTGCACGAGATCAACGCGGCCATAGAAGCCGGACGCGGCGGAAAGAAGGCGGGCGTGGGCCATGTGACCCTCGGCGTGAGTAGCCTGGTGCCCAAGCCGTGGACGCCCTTCCAGTGGGCCCCCATGGCCTCGGAGGCGCATCTGGATCAGGCCATGAAGTGGCTGAAGAAGGCGGTAAAGCCGGTGAAGGGCGTGCAGGTGCGCGTGGACAAGCCCGGACCGTCACGCTTGCAGGGACTGCTTGCGCGCGGTGACGAAAAGGTCTTCGACCTCATCGAGTTGGCCGCACTGGAAGGCAAGGGCTGGAAGCATGCCCTGCGCGAGTGGGACGGCGACCCCGCCGACTATCTGGACCGGGAGCGCGGCGCGGACGAGAAATTCCCGTGGGAATGCATCGACACGGGCGTGGACCGCGACTTTCTGCGCAAGGAATGGGAGCGCTACAAAAACGTGCAGGCATCGCCTCTGTGCGGTCGAGTGGACTGCACGAGATGCAATGCCTGCGGAATGGGAACGTGGCTGTACGGCGAGGGCGAAGAGGGACGCTAG
- a CDS encoding FmdB family zinc ribbon protein, producing MPLFEYECEKCGAQFEELVALEAPAPVCPECSSSATRKLISATTIHFEAASPLDRKPDAKVQQNVQKAMKRKAVAAAACPGKAGGGCSGCGGAR from the coding sequence ATGCCTCTTTTCGAATACGAATGCGAGAAATGCGGAGCGCAGTTCGAGGAACTGGTGGCGCTCGAAGCGCCCGCGCCCGTCTGTCCTGAATGTTCCAGCAGCGCTACCCGGAAGCTGATCTCTGCCACCACCATTCATTTCGAGGCGGCAAGCCCCCTCGATCGCAAGCCTGATGCCAAGGTTCAGCAGAACGTGCAGAAGGCCATGAAACGCAAGGCCGTCGCGGCGGCAGCCTGTCCCGGCAAGGCCGGTGGCGGTTGCAGCGGCTGCGGAGGCGCGCGCTAG
- a CDS encoding ATP-grasp domain-containing protein, which produces MILLEKPYVSEFLKDSIRQHGHCVCDTPRAQQMLAGSGIETVDAQECIRRIRDGELPRVYCNSENAIDWVAEHLAFTGLPEKIAMFKNKARCRDLLRGENPDFFYRAVPFDELGAVNPTELPLPVIVKPAVGFYSLGVHKAETPEEWHEAVAAIRAEVDDIRSMYPLQVLDLSEFIIEEVIEGEEYAVDVYFDDAGDPVILDILHHVFSSGKDVSDRLYVTSADIMRQWLPILEKWFGRIGSLAGLRNFPMHAELRVREDGEIVPIEINPMRFAGWCVTDIASHAWGIDTYDFYLSGKRPDWKSILAEREGYVWANIIGDLPAGVKGEDVLDVDYEAFAGRFEEPLELRPINWLEYPLFAFIHVRTRADNVAELDAILHADMGEFLTLR; this is translated from the coding sequence ATGATTCTGCTTGAGAAACCATATGTTTCCGAATTCCTCAAGGACTCCATCCGTCAGCATGGGCACTGCGTGTGCGATACGCCCCGCGCCCAGCAGATGCTTGCCGGAAGCGGCATCGAAACCGTGGACGCACAGGAATGCATCCGCCGTATCCGCGATGGGGAACTGCCCCGCGTGTACTGCAATTCCGAAAACGCCATCGACTGGGTCGCCGAGCATCTCGCCTTCACGGGTCTGCCCGAAAAAATCGCCATGTTCAAGAACAAGGCGCGCTGCCGCGACCTGCTGCGCGGCGAGAACCCCGACTTCTTCTACCGCGCGGTGCCCTTCGATGAACTCGGCGCGGTGAACCCTACTGAACTTCCGCTACCGGTGATCGTCAAACCCGCCGTGGGATTCTACAGCCTCGGCGTGCACAAGGCCGAAACGCCCGAGGAATGGCACGAGGCCGTGGCCGCCATCCGCGCCGAGGTGGACGACATCCGCAGCATGTACCCCCTGCAGGTGCTCGACCTCTCGGAATTCATCATCGAGGAAGTCATCGAGGGCGAGGAATACGCCGTGGACGTCTACTTCGACGACGCTGGCGACCCCGTCATCCTCGACATCCTGCATCACGTCTTCTCGTCCGGGAAGGACGTCAGCGATCGGTTGTACGTGACCTCCGCGGACATCATGCGCCAGTGGCTGCCCATCCTCGAAAAATGGTTTGGCCGCATCGGCAGTCTGGCCGGGCTGCGCAACTTCCCCATGCACGCCGAACTGCGCGTGCGCGAAGACGGCGAGATCGTGCCCATCGAGATCAATCCCATGCGCTTCGCGGGCTGGTGCGTCACGGACATCGCCAGCCACGCGTGGGGCATCGACACCTACGACTTCTACCTGTCCGGAAAACGCCCGGACTGGAAATCCATCCTCGCAGAGCGCGAGGGCTACGTGTGGGCCAACATCATCGGCGACCTGCCCGCCGGAGTGAAGGGCGAGGACGTCCTCGACGTGGACTACGAGGCATTTGCCGGTCGCTTCGAGGAGCCACTGGAGCTGCGCCCCATCAACTGGCTGGAGTACCCGCTCTTCGCGTTCATCCACGTGCGCACCCGCGCGGACAACGTCGCCGAGTTGGACGCCATCCTCCACGCCGACATGGGCGAGTTCCTCACCCTGCGCTAG